The following proteins are co-located in the Paenibacillus sp. JNUCC32 genome:
- a CDS encoding potassium channel family protein: protein MISFLLTLKRLLSGLFRAFKQRYFMALFVLIVIMLLSGTMFYTRQEGLSVLDALYFCVVTLSTVGHPEFVPQTPLGKTFTMVYIVVGTGLFLGMVGQLAYALIRTNQREEKKTTNS, encoded by the coding sequence ATGATCTCTTTTTTATTAACGTTAAAACGTCTCCTCAGCGGTTTGTTTCGAGCGTTCAAGCAGCGGTATTTCATGGCGCTGTTTGTGCTGATCGTCATCATGCTGTTATCGGGCACGATGTTTTATACCAGGCAAGAAGGCTTGTCGGTGCTGGATGCCCTTTATTTCTGCGTGGTGACCTTGAGCACGGTAGGGCATCCGGAATTCGTGCCGCAGACGCCGCTCGGAAAAACCTTCACCATGGTTTACATCGTGGTCGGGACAGGCTTGTTCCTCGGAATGGTCGGACAGTTGGCGTATGCTTTAATCCGTACGAATCAAAGGGAAGAGAAGAAGACAACAAATTCATAA
- a CDS encoding DEAD/DEAH box helicase, translated as MGYQLTERVIKLLCGKTSYDRGGVLYRDGYVSMLKQDPDARKYEAEVKDQDSGIAYAEIDSNGDVYTECSCIDYGFSRKRCRHIAALLLNIRDIEQTVEAPMRPFPSLLHPSANVNMEEGQLTPRHSPEYGRSSGERERDALLSSQLLGLFTYSGGRRAAATSRFDTREVLEMECIFKLYPHGDRKYLFGVELRVGNKRLYIVQRIREFLACVKRGAACVFTKNFTYDPEVHSFKREDDALLQELIRISDHESMYQQSLDIYASPGKKGNGDRMLIIPPAFWPQVREALGSSDRALLSMDGIMTDKLEFAQEPIPLQFEFDEAADDQYLMKIDGLERITVLEGYGVVIADGRLIQLEMDACKRLAEMKLLLEPSNTPHIRIQPEMMESIMERVVPGLMKLGSVHVAQTVSDRIVKTPLKAKLFLDRVRGRLLAGLEFQYGDIIINPLEGHRAKRSSSSILVRDGETEQRILELMENASFARTDGGFFMNDEDAEYEFLYHTIPQLEKLLVVYATTAVKERVLTEPMGAKVRVEVDERTDWLELKFDMEGIREAEIREIVKSLEEKRKYHRLRNGALLPLESAEFQAMVALMNRVGPWLYEGEGTRFKLPAVQGLQLLDWEDSGSSVQLGRSLRRMLQNVKNPDHLDFAVPASLETVLRDYQKFGFQWMKTMAHYRFGGILADDMGLGKTIQSIAFMLSLLPEIRERKEPALIVAPASLLYNWFNELKKFAPEIKAVIADGTLSERAKVIQNIGKADVVITSYPLLRRDIQRYAKLPFLTLILDEAQAFKNYATQTAQVVKTLHARYRFALTGTPVENRLEELWSIYDAVFPALFGDRKAFHELPKEAVVKRVRPFLLRRLKSDVLKELPEKIETIQASGLLIEQKKLYTAYLAKLRQETLKHLAQDGFQKNRIRILAGITRLRQICCHPALFVEGYEGGSAKLEQLLETIEECRLAGRRMLVFSQFTGMLNLIAGELGYRGIPFFYLDGQTPGSERVELCERFNEGEREVFLISLKAGGTGLNLTGADTVILYDLWWNPAVEQQAMDRAHRIGQKKVVQVIRFVAQDTIEDKMVALQQKKKDLIEELVQPGEESLSSWSEAEIRELLALQG; from the coding sequence ATGGGTTACCAGCTGACTGAACGGGTGATCAAACTGTTATGCGGAAAAACCTCCTACGACCGCGGCGGGGTTTTATATAGAGATGGTTATGTATCGATGCTGAAGCAGGATCCGGACGCTCGAAAATACGAGGCTGAAGTGAAAGATCAGGACTCGGGAATCGCCTATGCGGAGATTGACTCGAACGGGGACGTATACACGGAATGCAGCTGCATCGATTACGGATTTTCCCGAAAGCGGTGCAGGCATATTGCGGCTCTCCTCCTGAACATACGGGATATTGAACAAACGGTTGAAGCTCCGATGCGCCCCTTTCCATCATTATTACATCCTTCCGCCAACGTGAACATGGAAGAAGGACAGTTAACGCCCCGGCACTCACCGGAATATGGCAGAAGCTCGGGCGAAAGAGAACGGGATGCGCTGCTCAGCAGCCAGCTGCTCGGATTGTTCACGTATTCCGGCGGCAGGAGGGCTGCGGCGACATCCCGCTTTGATACCCGAGAGGTTCTGGAGATGGAGTGCATTTTCAAGCTATATCCGCACGGGGACCGGAAATACCTGTTCGGCGTCGAGCTGCGAGTAGGGAACAAACGCTTGTACATCGTACAGCGGATTCGGGAGTTCTTAGCGTGCGTGAAACGCGGCGCAGCCTGCGTGTTCACGAAGAATTTCACTTACGATCCGGAGGTGCACAGCTTCAAAAGGGAGGATGACGCGCTTCTGCAGGAGCTGATCCGTATTTCCGATCATGAGAGCATGTATCAACAGTCACTGGACATTTACGCTTCGCCTGGCAAAAAGGGGAACGGCGACCGAATGCTGATCATTCCTCCTGCCTTTTGGCCTCAAGTACGGGAGGCGCTCGGTTCTTCGGATCGTGCCCTCTTGTCTATGGATGGAATTATGACGGATAAGCTGGAGTTCGCTCAGGAACCGATCCCGCTGCAATTCGAGTTCGATGAGGCTGCGGATGATCAATATCTGATGAAGATCGATGGATTGGAGCGGATCACCGTGCTGGAGGGGTACGGGGTCGTCATTGCGGATGGCAGGCTGATACAGCTTGAGATGGATGCTTGCAAAAGGCTCGCCGAGATGAAGCTGCTGCTTGAACCTTCCAACACACCGCATATTCGGATACAGCCGGAGATGATGGAGTCCATCATGGAGCGGGTGGTACCGGGGCTGATGAAACTGGGCAGCGTGCATGTGGCGCAGACCGTGTCCGACCGCATCGTCAAAACGCCTTTGAAAGCGAAGCTGTTTCTGGACCGTGTCCGCGGCCGTCTATTGGCCGGACTCGAATTTCAATACGGCGACATCATCATCAATCCGCTGGAGGGACACCGCGCCAAACGCAGCAGCAGCTCGATTCTTGTACGCGATGGAGAGACGGAGCAGCGGATTCTGGAGCTCATGGAGAACGCCTCTTTTGCCAGGACTGACGGCGGTTTCTTCATGAATGACGAGGATGCCGAATATGAATTTTTGTATCATACGATTCCGCAGCTGGAGAAGCTGCTGGTTGTTTATGCAACGACGGCGGTGAAGGAGCGGGTGCTCACTGAACCGATGGGAGCCAAGGTTCGGGTGGAGGTCGATGAACGGACGGATTGGCTTGAACTGAAGTTTGACATGGAGGGGATTCGCGAAGCCGAAATCCGGGAAATCGTCAAATCGCTCGAAGAAAAGCGCAAATATCATCGGCTGCGAAACGGAGCGCTGCTTCCGCTGGAAAGTGCGGAGTTCCAGGCCATGGTTGCTTTAATGAACCGGGTGGGACCTTGGCTGTACGAAGGGGAGGGGACGCGGTTTAAACTGCCGGCGGTCCAAGGACTTCAACTGCTGGATTGGGAGGATTCGGGATCATCGGTCCAGCTTGGCCGTTCCCTGCGCCGGATGCTGCAGAATGTGAAGAATCCGGATCATTTGGACTTTGCCGTGCCGGCCAGCCTGGAAACGGTTCTCCGGGATTATCAGAAGTTCGGCTTCCAGTGGATGAAGACGATGGCCCATTACCGCTTCGGCGGCATCTTGGCCGATGATATGGGACTAGGCAAAACCATTCAGAGCATCGCTTTCATGCTGTCGCTGCTGCCTGAGATCCGGGAGCGCAAAGAACCCGCGCTCATTGTGGCTCCTGCCTCCCTGCTCTATAACTGGTTTAACGAGCTTAAGAAGTTTGCGCCGGAGATCAAGGCCGTCATTGCCGATGGCACGCTGTCCGAGCGCGCGAAGGTGATCCAGAATATAGGCAAAGCGGATGTTGTCATCACTTCTTACCCGCTGCTCCGCAGGGATATCCAGCGATATGCGAAACTGCCTTTCTTAACCTTGATTCTGGATGAAGCCCAAGCCTTCAAAAATTACGCGACGCAAACGGCTCAAGTCGTAAAAACGCTCCATGCCCGTTATCGGTTTGCGTTGACAGGCACGCCGGTCGAGAATCGCCTGGAGGAATTATGGTCCATCTACGATGCCGTTTTCCCGGCTCTTTTCGGTGACCGTAAAGCATTTCATGAACTGCCTAAAGAAGCGGTGGTGAAACGGGTGCGTCCTTTCCTGCTCCGCAGGCTGAAATCGGACGTGCTTAAGGAGCTGCCGGAGAAAATCGAGACGATTCAGGCCTCAGGCCTGCTGATCGAACAGAAGAAGCTGTATACCGCCTATCTTGCGAAACTGCGGCAGGAGACGCTTAAGCATTTGGCACAGGACGGTTTCCAGAAGAACCGGATCCGCATCCTGGCGGGCATTACCCGCTTGCGACAGATCTGCTGTCACCCGGCTCTGTTCGTGGAAGGCTACGAGGGCGGTTCGGCCAAGCTTGAGCAGCTGCTGGAAACGATCGAGGAATGTCGTCTTGCAGGGAGACGGATGCTGGTATTCTCCCAGTTTACAGGCATGCTGAACCTGATCGCCGGGGAGCTGGGATATCGGGGGATTCCGTTTTTTTACCTGGACGGACAGACGCCGGGATCGGAGCGGGTGGAGCTGTGCGAACGCTTCAACGAGGGGGAACGCGAGGTATTCCTGATATCGCTGAAGGCAGGCGGAACGGGGCTCAATCTGACCGGGGCCGATACGGTGATCCTGTATGACCTGTGGTGGAATCCGGCAGTCGAGCAGCAGGCGATGGACCGGGCGCACCGTATCGGTCAGAAGAAGGTTGTGCAGGTCATACGCTTCGTTGCTCAAGATACGATCGAGGATAAAATGGTGGCTCTGCAGCAGAAGAAAAAGGATCTGATCGAGGAGCTGGTTCAGCCGGGGGAAGAGTCGCTTTCAAGCTGGTCCGAAGCGGAAATTCGGGAGCTGCTTGCCCTTCAGGGCTAA
- a CDS encoding NUDIX hydrolase: MTIKWLAWAKEMQAISQAGLEYTRDVYDKERFEQLRELSIQIMQEYTEAGEEKIRTLFASETGYQTPKVDVRGVIFQDGKLLLVKEKADGAWALPGGWADIGLSPAEVVVKEVKEEAGYDVRAGRLLAVLDKKFHNHPPSAFHVYKMFIQCDITGGAAGVGTETSAVGFFPQDELPPLSEERNTKEQLKRIFEFENDPHLPTWLD, translated from the coding sequence ATGACAATAAAATGGTTAGCGTGGGCCAAGGAGATGCAGGCCATCAGCCAGGCCGGACTGGAGTATACGAGGGACGTTTACGACAAGGAACGGTTTGAGCAGCTGAGGGAGCTCAGCATCCAGATCATGCAGGAGTATACCGAAGCAGGCGAAGAGAAGATCCGTACGCTGTTTGCGAGTGAAACCGGATACCAGACGCCGAAGGTGGATGTCCGCGGCGTTATTTTTCAAGACGGAAAGCTGCTGCTGGTGAAGGAAAAGGCCGACGGGGCCTGGGCGCTGCCGGGAGGATGGGCGGACATCGGCTTATCCCCTGCGGAGGTCGTGGTGAAGGAAGTGAAGGAAGAGGCCGGTTACGACGTGCGTGCAGGGAGGCTGCTGGCCGTATTGGACAAGAAATTTCATAACCATCCGCCCTCGGCCTTCCACGTGTACAAAATGTTCATTCAGTGCGACATTACGGGCGGAGCCGCAGGCGTGGGGACCGAAACGTCCGCGGTCGGTTTTTTCCCTCAGGACGAACTGCCGCCGTTGTCCGAAGAACGGAATACCAAGGAACAGCTGAAGAGAATTTTCGAATTCGAGAACGACCCGCATTTGCCGACTTGGCTGGATTAA
- a CDS encoding peptidoglycan D,D-transpeptidase FtsI family protein encodes MIGFKPYKDVPDESETRRKFHGRINIFFFSAFLIFCVIIVRLAILQFVEGPELASQETGGEQKHFPLQPIRGSIIDASGTKLAYSTASNSLYITLMKDYSKKTDKGKENRPEAEEMAKRLVQAFNKYGDPNLEPITVKKVMDDLDLEYNKQHGYEPRRIKSDLTKEEIAYFMENRAKFPGIQIVEENVRHYDPDTVAVQTIGFLKKFRGSKDLKDYEAIDQSNKDQKNPGLIYTEEEWIGYDGLERMFQEELRGKSGYLSIPINPQNMVDGVPTMVAPEKGHDIHTTIHKDIQLATEQAIMDQLQYLHTHPVSGKLHKDALTGYAVAMEVDTGHVVAMASMPDYDSNVRVNGGKITQDVVDASGNGTITIYGSGRSGNGFESMIFLGSVIKPLTVLIGLNEGLFGINDTYPDQGYATIGREGSETRISNSSGHRNGPIKPQLAIQQSSNAFMIDMIGKRLVSKYGGEKGVTVWDEYMEKFGLGVVTGSGLPNEHKGLKNYTDTKAAGSNLAALAYASFGQQGKYTPLQLAQYTVMLANEGKRIKPQLVSKITDQDGNVVKEFGREILNEVEFPKTYWQTIKRGMNTQGLAAFDDFKYDFARKTGTSEQEAKVNGKWQKIDNGVFIAFAPRDNPKLAVAVVVPEGGFGSQSAAPIARKIFDAYDEIYGLDGTPHPKKTEDQAKDNGEDETGDNE; translated from the coding sequence GTGATAGGCTTTAAACCTTATAAAGACGTACCGGATGAATCAGAAACCAGGCGTAAATTCCATGGACGGATCAATATTTTCTTTTTCAGCGCATTTTTAATCTTTTGCGTCATTATCGTTCGCCTTGCCATATTACAGTTCGTAGAGGGACCGGAGCTGGCAAGCCAGGAAACCGGGGGGGAGCAGAAGCATTTCCCGCTGCAGCCGATCCGGGGGTCCATCATCGACGCGTCCGGCACCAAGCTTGCATACTCTACGGCTTCAAATTCTTTATATATCACGCTCATGAAGGATTACAGCAAAAAGACGGACAAAGGAAAAGAAAACCGGCCGGAAGCGGAGGAGATGGCGAAGCGGCTTGTCCAGGCGTTTAACAAATATGGGGATCCGAACCTGGAACCGATCACCGTCAAAAAAGTGATGGACGACCTGGATTTGGAATATAACAAGCAGCATGGTTATGAGCCCAGACGCATCAAATCCGATTTGACAAAGGAAGAGATCGCTTATTTCATGGAGAACCGCGCCAAGTTTCCCGGCATCCAGATCGTGGAGGAGAATGTAAGGCATTATGATCCGGATACAGTGGCCGTTCAGACGATCGGATTTCTAAAGAAGTTCAGAGGCTCCAAAGATCTTAAGGATTATGAGGCTATTGATCAGAGCAACAAGGATCAGAAGAATCCCGGCTTGATCTACACCGAAGAAGAGTGGATTGGCTATGACGGTTTGGAGCGGATGTTTCAGGAAGAACTCCGCGGCAAGAGCGGGTATCTCAGCATTCCGATCAATCCGCAGAATATGGTGGACGGCGTACCGACGATGGTCGCTCCTGAAAAAGGCCATGATATTCACACCACGATTCATAAAGACATTCAGCTTGCCACGGAGCAGGCCATCATGGATCAGCTTCAATATCTTCATACTCATCCGGTATCGGGTAAGTTACATAAGGATGCCTTAACTGGATATGCGGTCGCCATGGAGGTGGATACCGGTCATGTGGTTGCGATGGCGAGCATGCCGGATTACGACTCGAATGTGCGGGTAAATGGTGGCAAAATTACGCAGGATGTCGTGGACGCGTCGGGAAACGGCACGATTACGATCTATGGATCAGGTCGCTCGGGAAACGGCTTTGAATCCATGATTTTTCTCGGTTCCGTCATTAAACCGCTGACGGTGCTGATCGGGCTTAATGAGGGGTTATTTGGCATTAATGACACTTATCCTGATCAAGGGTACGCCACCATAGGTCGGGAAGGAAGCGAAACGAGAATTTCCAACTCGAGCGGTCATCGAAACGGACCCATCAAGCCGCAGTTAGCGATTCAGCAATCCTCGAATGCTTTTATGATTGATATGATCGGCAAAAGGCTAGTCAGCAAGTACGGCGGGGAGAAGGGCGTTACGGTCTGGGATGAATATATGGAGAAGTTTGGTCTTGGCGTCGTAACGGGGAGCGGCTTGCCCAACGAGCATAAAGGACTGAAAAATTATACCGATACCAAAGCAGCGGGAAGTAATCTGGCGGCGTTAGCCTACGCTTCCTTCGGTCAGCAGGGGAAATACACCCCTCTACAGCTTGCTCAATACACCGTCATGCTGGCGAATGAAGGCAAGCGCATCAAGCCGCAGCTGGTCAGCAAAATCACGGACCAGGATGGCAATGTGGTCAAGGAATTCGGGCGCGAGATCCTGAATGAGGTCGAATTCCCCAAAACGTACTGGCAGACCATTAAGCGGGGGATGAATACGCAGGGTCTCGCAGCCTTTGATGATTTTAAATATGACTTCGCCCGCAAAACGGGAACCTCCGAGCAGGAAGCTAAAGTGAATGGGAAGTGGCAGAAGATTGATAACGGCGTCTTCATCGCCTTTGCTCCGCGCGACAACCCGAAGCTGGCGGTGGCCGTCGTTGTGCCGGAAGGCGGCTTCGGCTCG